TTTCAGAGGGGCCCGTTACCGCTACCCTGCCCGAACACGAGTTCTGGCAGCAAAGGCAGGCGTACATAACATCAGCCTACAGCGAGCCCGCAAATGCGTACCAGGAGAAGGTGCTGGATACGGTGGAGCGACTTAAAACAACCGGTAGCGCCTTTTTTGAAATTATACTTTGGTTTGACACGGACCTAATGTGCCAGGTAAACCTGCTGTACCTGCTGCAGCTCGTGGGAACACCCAAGGCCGGGGTGGTGTCTGTTTGCACCCCAGCCCCCGGCGAAAACGTTGGCCTGTTGCCCCCTGATAAACTACAGAAACTGATGGAAGAGCGCCAGGTGCTGCAGGCAGAAGAATTAAAACAAGCGCGCGCACTATGGCAGCTTTATACTTCTCCCGACCCGCTGGAATTGCAAGCTTACCTGCACCAAACCACCCTGGCGCTGCCCTACATGCGGCAGGCGCTGCAGTTGCACCTCCGCCGCTTCCCCGACTGCGCCGATGGGCTTAGTGAACATGAGCGGGCGCTGCTCCATTTTGTGCAGGCAGGCGCTAAAACAATTGAGGAGTTAATGCAGCAGTTCTGGCAACACGACCCCGGCTACGGCTTTGGCGACAGTCAACTGCACCAATTGCTCGATCGTCTGCAGCCAGACCTGATTCAAACCACCAACCCCCTTAAACTTAGTTTTTTCGGCGATAGGGTACTGCAGGGCCGCGCCATGTACAAACCCAAGCCACACTGGTTAGCCGCCGTGAAAGTTAACAGCAAGTATGGCTTCTGCTTCAACAGCGAAACAAATTCACTCCAAAAAAAACATTAAATTAAAAACTGGCCCCAAAAATGCAGTAGCAGGCATACATGCACCCTAAAACTAAAGGAGATAAGAGATGAAGAGAAAGCAAACCATCGCCATGGCCACCGCCATGCTAGCCTTTGCCACTGCAACCTTTGCCCAGACAACAGCCTTACCGAGCCAGCAAAAGGAGCACATTTTAGTTAGTGCCGATATCCCTGAGGAAAACACGGAAACACTTTCCGGCATCAACCTTAGCCCCACAAAAAAAGGCACTTTTCAGCTTGATTTCACACAGCAACTGGAAGAAAACGCTGTATTGAATATTACTAACACTGCTGGAAAGCTGGTATACCAAAAGCCTGTTAGCGTGGAAGGCAACCGCAATTCCTGGCGCTACCAATTGGGCAAACTGAAGCCCGATGTCTATTTAATCGAGGTCAAAACCAGCGACACCACGTACTGGACGAAATTCCGTGTAAGCAAGTAAATCATACGTCCTAAATCAGAACGCCTCAACAGTATATACTGTTAAGGCGTTCTGATTTACAGGTCAGTAATCCCTCACGAACTTGAAGGTAAAGTACAGGTTATACCAATAATTTGCTCAGGCGGAATCGTATTTTAGTTAATGCCTCTGCCATCTTTTAAAAACTTTATACTTGCTTTGCTGACCCTATTTCATCCAATAAGTCAATGACTTTGTCTGTCGTGGTGCCCAGTATCAGGTGGGCAAAAAAACCTCTGGCATGTGCCTGCCATGGATACGCAAACGGTCCCGAGGCATAGCCAAGCCCTGGCACCACTACCTCATCAAAAACAATGAACAGGCCTATACCGTAAAGTGGCCCTCGCCAAAACCCAAACCTTTCCAGGCGGTGCCTCCCTAAGGCGTACAGTGCTCCCGGCGCAACTCCCATTAAATAATGAATGCTCCTGCCAACCTTGTACTGCTGCTTCTGCGTCAGATTAATTTGCATAGCATCCGTTAGGTGCTTTCCCGCAGCGTTTGGTGCATACCTTCCGCCTTTCTGTGCAGTCCGCTCCTGTACCAAAGTAGCTGTAGACGCGTGACTGTACCAGTACCAGGTGAACCTGTCCATCAGCCATACCCCAACAGCTCCGGCCAATGCTCCTTTCAGGAGGCAACCTGCAATGCTATCCATAGGAAGTTCAGACTAATCGGTTTAAAAACAAGTTATAATTGTAAGCAGCTTATTTGGGCAAAGCACCATCCAGCACTTTCAGCACGCCATCAGTTACGACGCCAACCGCTAAATGACCGGCCAAACCCCTTGCATGTGCTTGCCAGGGGTATGCCATTGGGCCGGAGGCCAGACCCGCTGCAGGTCCAACAATCTCGTCCATCACCACAAATAAACCAAAGCCAAACAGAGACCCTCCGGCAGTGTCCAGGTTCTTCACCCTGTGCCGCATAACGGCATAAAGCATGGCAGGCGCTATTCCCAAAAAGTAGTGCACGCCCTGTGCGGCAGCTTCATACTGCTTGTGCGTTAGTTCTTTCCCCGTGGCATTCAAAATTTTATCAACGGCTACCTCCGAGACATACTTGCCATCTACCTGCGCCTCTTTTTCCCTCAGAAATGCCTTGCGGTCTTCGTTTCGGTACAGGTACCACGTGATGCGGTCCATTGCCCACACAGATATCGCTCCGGCAACGGCCCCTTTTATTAATTCTACTGCTACACTGTTTGCTCTTTTCTTCATACCCTTCGATCAAGTTTGTTTCATAATGTATAGTTATGCTACGGGACTGTGAAGCAGTTGTTTGAAGAAAGTGACTGATCAAGAGACGATAGTATAGCCCGTAGCGGTAGGAATGCCCACAGGAATCTTTGGCAGCAGCCAACTGCTAAATCAGGAACGAAGATTTCTTTTCATTTAGAAGATGCCTAGCATTCGAGTTTATACTTTTTGCCACTCCCGCACTACCTTATAAAGTAGGGCTGCTCCCAACTTAGCTGTCCTGTTGTCGGTGTCGAAAGCGGGATTCAGTTCAGCGATATCTAAGCTTAAAAGCTTGCCGCTCTGCGCCACATACTGCAGCAACTCCAGCACTACCTCCGGCTGCAGTCCAAGCGCGTTCACAGCACTCACACCCGGTGCATAAGCGCCGGCAAACACATCCAGGTCCACGGTGACATACACCTGATCTACTTCCTCTAAATACTCCTGTAGTTCCTGCTTTAGTTGCCCTACCCGATGTGCCTGCACATCCTTTGCGTAAGTATAACGCACCTGCAACTCATCTGCCGTCTGAAACAGGATACGCGTGTTAGCATGCTCCTGCAGCCCCAGCACTTTATACCTGAAGGGCTTTTCTTGCGCTTGCAGGGCATCTGCTATCTGCAAAAATGGTGTGCCGGAACTTGCCTGCTGCGCGTAACTGCGCAGGTCAAAATGCGCATCGAAGTTAAGGATACCCAGCTGCCGCTGTGCCGTAACTTGCTGCAAGCCCAGAAAATGACCGTAAGCAATTTCGTGGCCGCCGCCGAGCACCAACGGACGGTAGCCGTGTGTTAAGAGCAGCGCCACTTTCTTTCCCAGTTGTTCCTGCGCCTCCTCCAGGTTGCCGCCCGAGCAAAGCACATCGCCCGCATCGTACAGTTGCACAGAACCGTGCAGGTGATAGGCAAAAGATGCCATGGCAGCTCGGAGGGCAGCCGGACCGCCCCCGGCTCCAGGCCTCCCCTGGTTTCGCCGAACGCCCTCCTCGGAGCAGAAACCCAGGAAGGCAAAGGCAACGGCATCAGGCGCTGCTTCTGGCAAACCCTTAGACAGATCCAGTAGCTGCACGGCCTGGTGCCACCGTAGCCCTAGTTCGCCGTCATGCACATCTACACGGCCTTTCCAGAATTCTTTTGTTGCGGCTCTATACATGCTGACCTCGCTTCCAGATTTTAGCAGGCTTTAGCTTTCCCTGCAAGTATAAAATTTCTTTGTAGTTATTAGTCGGAAAGGCTATCATGTCCGCTAGCTTCCCTTTTGCCAGGCAGCCGCGGTCGGTTAGGTTCAGCGCAGCGGCGGCACGCGTGGTAACAGCTGCCAGCGTTTCGGCGGTGGACAGTTTTTCTGCGGCTCCAAGAATGGCGGCCTGCAGCAATAAGTCGCCCATGGGCGCAGAACCCGGGTTCCAGTCTGTTGCGATGGCCAGGCAGAGGCCGCCATCCAGCATCTTGCGGGCAGGCGCAAAGTGCATCCCCAAACCAAGTGAGGCACCCGGCAGTACGGTTGCCACAACACCCGCTTGCTTTAACAGGGCGATCTCCTCGTCGCCGCTTGCCTCCAGGTGGTCGGCGCTCACAGCACCTGCTTCGGCGGCTACTTTGCTGCCGCTGGTACTGAACTGGTCTGCATGCACTGTCACATCAAAACCAAGTGCTTTAGCCGCCAGCAGGTACTCCAGCGCTTCCGCTTCTTTGAAGGCCGTCTCCTCTACAAAAATATCCACCCGCGTAGCAAGACCTTGTTCCTGTAATTGCGGCAGCAGTTCCTTTAGCATTTCCTGCAGGTATAGGCTGCCATCGGAGTGCTCCGGGGGCAGCATGTGTGCCGCCAGGCAGGTTGGAATCAGGTCGAGGCGATGGTGCCTGTTCACCAGTTTTATAGCCTCCAGCATTTTCAGTTCCTCTTCCACCGTCAGCCCATAACCGCTTTTTACCTCGCAGGTGGTTACGCCTTCGTGCAGGTGCCGGTCGCAGCGCTGTTTTAGCAGGGTCACCAGTTCCACAAGGGTCGCTTCTCGGGTTTTGCGCACGCTGT
Above is a window of Pontibacter akesuensis DNA encoding:
- a CDS encoding DUF1440 domain-containing protein, producing MDSIAGCLLKGALAGAVGVWLMDRFTWYWYSHASTATLVQERTAQKGGRYAPNAAGKHLTDAMQINLTQKQQYKVGRSIHYLMGVAPGALYALGRHRLERFGFWRGPLYGIGLFIVFDEVVVPGLGYASGPFAYPWQAHARGFFAHLILGTTTDKVIDLLDEIGSAKQV
- a CDS encoding T9SS type A sorting domain-containing protein, coding for MKRKQTIAMATAMLAFATATFAQTTALPSQQKEHILVSADIPEENTETLSGINLSPTKKGTFQLDFTQQLEENAVLNITNTAGKLVYQKPVSVEGNRNSWRYQLGKLKPDVYLIEVKTSDTTYWTKFRVSK
- a CDS encoding DUF1835 domain-containing protein, which produces MKKLPTLHILNGDASVAAFEKADLPGQVLVWREVLSEGPVTATLPEHEFWQQRQAYITSAYSEPANAYQEKVLDTVERLKTTGSAFFEIILWFDTDLMCQVNLLYLLQLVGTPKAGVVSVCTPAPGENVGLLPPDKLQKLMEERQVLQAEELKQARALWQLYTSPDPLELQAYLHQTTLALPYMRQALQLHLRRFPDCADGLSEHERALLHFVQAGAKTIEELMQQFWQHDPGYGFGDSQLHQLLDRLQPDLIQTTNPLKLSFFGDRVLQGRAMYKPKPHWLAAVKVNSKYGFCFNSETNSLQKKH
- a CDS encoding DUF1440 domain-containing protein, with product MKKRANSVAVELIKGAVAGAISVWAMDRITWYLYRNEDRKAFLREKEAQVDGKYVSEVAVDKILNATGKELTHKQYEAAAQGVHYFLGIAPAMLYAVMRHRVKNLDTAGGSLFGFGLFVVMDEIVGPAAGLASGPMAYPWQAHARGLAGHLAVGVVTDGVLKVLDGALPK
- the hutG gene encoding formimidoylglutamase; this translates as MYRAATKEFWKGRVDVHDGELGLRWHQAVQLLDLSKGLPEAAPDAVAFAFLGFCSEEGVRRNQGRPGAGGGPAALRAAMASFAYHLHGSVQLYDAGDVLCSGGNLEEAQEQLGKKVALLLTHGYRPLVLGGGHEIAYGHFLGLQQVTAQRQLGILNFDAHFDLRSYAQQASSGTPFLQIADALQAQEKPFRYKVLGLQEHANTRILFQTADELQVRYTYAKDVQAHRVGQLKQELQEYLEEVDQVYVTVDLDVFAGAYAPGVSAVNALGLQPEVVLELLQYVAQSGKLLSLDIAELNPAFDTDNRTAKLGAALLYKVVREWQKV
- the hutI gene encoding imidazolonepropionase, translating into MNKTTTTLIGPFSQILPMTDLPKAGALKDEQLQVLERAGVLVQGEKIVRVGSYEQLHREAMEQQYELQFIQEPMVLLPGLVDAHTHICFGGSRANDYALRVAGKSYLDIARSGGGILDSVRKTREATLVELVTLLKQRCDRHLHEGVTTCEVKSGYGLTVEEELKMLEAIKLVNRHHRLDLIPTCLAAHMLPPEHSDGSLYLQEMLKELLPQLQEQGLATRVDIFVEETAFKEAEALEYLLAAKALGFDVTVHADQFSTSGSKVAAEAGAVSADHLEASGDEEIALLKQAGVVATVLPGASLGLGMHFAPARKMLDGGLCLAIATDWNPGSAPMGDLLLQAAILGAAEKLSTAETLAAVTTRAAAALNLTDRGCLAKGKLADMIAFPTNNYKEILYLQGKLKPAKIWKRGQHV